A stretch of the Papaver somniferum cultivar HN1 chromosome 6, ASM357369v1, whole genome shotgun sequence genome encodes the following:
- the LOC113288175 gene encoding protein ACTIVITY OF BC1 COMPLEX KINASE 7, chloroplastic-like, giving the protein MTAILASHGCYCRNNEQPEQGRAVVDSLSFSSSISVQKLPKSENFLSDVSIVNRRFTFRVNAQQADLSKRLGVNGQANRMVSAAEVTRSKNTINGGVTGNGRATKMVPTREAMRNMRSVNGSQKVVNGTSTVNRSTSLNLVNTQKTVGFSNDVSFNEELKVLPSDETFSWANENYNSFQRSVDVWSFVLSLRVRILLDNAKWSYLGGFTEDKQKNRRRGTASWLRECVLQLGPTFIKLGQLSSTRSDLFPREFVDELAKLQDRVPAFSAKKARAFIENELGAPVDVLFKEFEDRPIAAASLGQVHRAILHNGEKVVVKVQRPGLKKLFDIDLRNLKLIAEYFQRSETLGGPKRDWMGIYEECATILYQEVDYINEAKNADRFRRDFRNIKWVRVPLVFWDYTATKVLTLEYVPGVKINNLDMVDARGFDRSRISSRSIEAYLIQILRTGFFHADPHPGNLAIDVDETLIYYDFGMMGEIKTFTRERLLELFYAVYEKDAKKVIKCLIELEALQPTGDLSSVKRSVQFFLDNLLSQSPDQQQTLAAIGEDLFAIATDQPFRFPSTFTFVIRAFSTLEGIGYILDPDFSFVKIASPYAQELLDVRQKQQGGAQLVEGIRRQANEARTSTISMPSRVQRIEEFVKELESGELKLRVRVLESERSARKATILQMATMYTVIGGSLLNIGVSFSSQGNNMIANGSFVGASIFFILLLRSMQRVKKIEKFEKSI; this is encoded by the exons ATGACGGCAATATTGGCTTCGCATGGCTGTTATTGCCGAAATAACGAGCAACCAGAACAAGGAAGAGCAGTAGTAGATAGTCTTAGTTTCTCTAGTTCAATTTCTGTAcaaaaattaccaaaatctgAGAATTTCTTAAGTGATGTTTCAATAGTTAATAGAAGATTTACATTTCGAGTAAATGCGCAACAAGCCGACTTATCCAAGAGGTTAGGTGTAAATGGGCAAGCTAATAGAATGGTTTCAGCGGCTGAAGTAACCAGAAGTAAGAATACAATCAACGGAGGTGTAACTGGTAATGGGCGTGCTACTAAAATGGTACCCACCAGGGAAGCAATGAGAAACATGAGATCAGTTAATGGTTCACAGAAGGTTGTTAATGGAACAAGTACAGTTAATAGAAGTACTTCACTTAATCTAGTTAATACTCAGAAAACTGTTGGGTTTAGCAATGATGTTTCATTTAATGAGGAACTAAAAGTACTGCCTTCAGATGAAACTTTTAGTTGGGCTAATGAAAATTACAACTCTTTTCAAAGGAGTGTAGATGTGTGGTCTTTCGTTCTTTCTTTACGTGTACGTATACTCCTCGACAACGCCAAATGGTCATATCTTGGAGGTTTCACTGAAGATAAGCAG AAAAACAGAAGACGGGGTACGGCTTCATGGTTAAGAGAATGTGTATTACAGCTTGGGCCAACATTTATCAAACTTGGACAGTTGTCCTCAACACGGTCTGACTTGTTCCCGCGTGAGTTTGTGGACGAGCTTGCCAAGCTGCAG GATAGAGTCCCAGCATTTTCAGCTAAGAAAGCTAGAGCATTCATAGAGAATGAATTGGGAGCTCCAGTTGATGTTCTGTTTAAGGAATTTGAAGATCGACCTATAGCTGCGGCTAGTCTTGGTCAG GTACACCGAGCTATTCTGCATAACGGAGAGAAAGTGGTTGTGAAAGTTCAAAGACCTGGTCTTAAGAAACTCTTTGATATTGACTTAC GAAATCTAAAGCTAATTGCTGAATATTTTCAAAGAAGTGAAACTCTGGGAGGTCCTAAAAGGGACTGGATGGGTATATATGAAGAATGTGCTAC GATTCTGTATCAGGAAGTTGATTATATAAATGAAGCGAAAAATGCTGATAGATTCCGTCGTGATTTCCGAAACATAAAGTGGGTTCGAGTACCT CTGGTGTTTTGGGACTATACTGCGACAAAGGTGTTAACATTGGAATATGTTCCAG GTGTtaagataaataacttggacaTGGTAGATGCTCGAGGGTTTGATCGTTCTCGCATCTCTTCACGTTCTATTGAAGCATACTTGATTCAG ATACTGAGAACTGGCTTCTTTCATGCTGATCCTCATCCTGGGAATCTTGCCATTGACGTGGATGAAACCCTCATCTACTATGATTTTGGTATGATGGGAGAGATAAAAACTTTCACTCGAGAGAGATTGCTTGAACTCTTCTATGCAGTTTATGAGAAGGATGCAAAAAAG GTTATAAAATGTTTAATAGAGCTCGAAGCACTCCAGCCCACTGGAGACTTGTCATCG GTTAAGAGATCTGTGCAGTTCTTTTTGGATAATTTACTAAGCCAAAGTCCTGACCAGCAGCAGACTTTAGCTGCAATTGGTGAG GACTTATTTGCAATAGCAACAGATCAGCCATTCCGCTTCCCATCTACTTTTACCTTTGTCATTCGGGCATTTTCAACCTTGGAAG GTATAGGATATATACTAGATCCAGACTTTTCATTTGTGAAAATTGCTTCCCCTTATGCACAA GAACTCCTAGATGTAAGACAGAAGCAACAAGGTGGAGCCCAACTCGTGGAGGGTATAAGAAGACAGGCTAATGAA GCCAGAACCTCCACCATTTCCATGCCATCCCGAGTTCAACGCATAGAGGAGTTCGTGAAAGAGCTTGAATCAGGGGAATTAAAACTCAGAGTCAGGGTACTTGAG TCGGAAAGGTCAGCTCGAAAGGCAACGATACTTCAAATGGCTACAATGTACACAGTTATCGGAGGCTCATTACTAAACATTGGAGTATCTTTTAGCAGCCAGGGAAATAACATGATTGCAAATGGGTCTTTCGTTGGTGCAA GTATTTTTTTCATATTGTTATTAAGGTCTATGCAAAGGGTGAAGAAGATTGAAAAATTTgagaagtctatatag